In Macadamia integrifolia cultivar HAES 741 chromosome 5, SCU_Mint_v3, whole genome shotgun sequence, a single window of DNA contains:
- the LOC122079357 gene encoding 60S ribosomal protein L35 isoform X2, translated as MARIKVHELRTKSKTDLLNQLKELKAELALLRVAKVTGGAPNKLSKIKVVRLSIARVLTVISQKQKAALREAYKNKKFLPLDLRPKKTRAIRRRLTKHQASLKTEREKKTEMYFPLRKYAIKV; from the exons ATGG CGAGAATTAAAGTCCATGAGCTACGAACCAAGTCGAAGACTGATCTTCTGAACCAGCTCAAGGAGCTCAAGGCTGAGCTTGCCCTTCTCCGAGTGGCTAAGGTCACTGGTGGTGCACCTAACAAGCTTTCAAAGAT AAAGGTGGTTAGGCTTTCTATTGCTCGTGTGCTTACTGTAATCTCCCAGAAACAGAAAGCTGCATTGAGAGAAGCATACAAGAATAAGAAATTTCTTCCGCTTGATCTTCGACCAAAGAAGACCCGTGCAATTAGGCGTCGCCTCACTAAACATCAG gCATCTCTGAAGactgagagggagaagaagacagAGATGTATTTCCCATTGAGGAAATATGCTATCAAGGTTTAA
- the LOC122079357 gene encoding 60S ribosomal protein L35 isoform X1, with the protein MARIKVHELRTKSKTDLLNQLKELKAELALLRVAKVTGGAPNKLSKIKVVRLSIARVLTVISQKQKAALREAYKNKKFLPLDLRPKKTRAIRRRLTKHQDYATKTPLLRCNSKSSLYPIPPSVACIGTDQTALTAVQVPSSIWHSRLGHPSQPILAFCY; encoded by the exons ATGG CGAGAATTAAAGTCCATGAGCTACGAACCAAGTCGAAGACTGATCTTCTGAACCAGCTCAAGGAGCTCAAGGCTGAGCTTGCCCTTCTCCGAGTGGCTAAGGTCACTGGTGGTGCACCTAACAAGCTTTCAAAGAT AAAGGTGGTTAGGCTTTCTATTGCTCGTGTGCTTACTGTAATCTCCCAGAAACAGAAAGCTGCATTGAGAGAAGCATACAAGAATAAGAAATTTCTTCCGCTTGATCTTCGACCAAAGAAGACCCGTGCAATTAGGCGTCGCCTCACTAAACATCAG GATTATGCGACGAAAACACCGCTTCTTCGTTGCAATAGCAAGAGCTCCCTGTACCCTATTCCACCAAGCGTTGCTTGCATTGGTACCGATCAGACTGCTCTCACTGCTGTTCAAGTTCCATCTTCAATCTGGCACAGCCGCCTGGGCCATCCCAGTCAACCCATTTTAGCTTTCTGTTACTAG
- the LOC122079356 gene encoding uncharacterized protein LOC122079356, which yields MAAHFPSLILLFFFLISRVSGDGHLGKCRTYCGNLTVEYPFAVEPGCGHPGFRDLLFCVNDVLMFHISSGSYRVLQIDYAYHSLTLDDPRLSTCHSIVRGGQANGFVLESWRAPYLNPAADNAFMLIGCSPQSPLFQGFPGKHLPCRNVSGMGCEEYYDCPAWERSAVLRRTSPPQCCAVSFEAIRAINLTKLQCEGYSSAYNLAPLRLSGPSGWSYGIRVMYSVPGGDSFCRACEATGGVCGYHEVSLAELCICGVRNSTSNCDSVSSAAAGVPLLSLINTVSGFLTSMTIWMATINMNLIM from the exons ATGGCCGCACATTTCCCAAGTCtgattctcctcttcttcttcttgatctcACGGGTTTCAGGTGATGGGCATCTGGGCAAATGCCGAACCTATTGTGGGAACCTAACAGTAGAGTACCCATTTGCAGTCGAGCCCGGTTGTGGCCACCCAGGCTTCAGAGATCTCCTCTTCTGCGTCAACGACGTTCTCATGTTCCACATTAGTTCTGGCTCCTACAGAGTTCTCCAAATCGACTATGCTTACCACTCACTTACACTCGACGATCCAAGGCTTTCCACTTGCCACTCGATTGTCCGAGGAGGGCAAGCGAACGGCTTCGTACTAGAATCGTGGCGAGCTCCATACCTAAACCCAGCAGCCGACAACGCTTTCATGCTCATAGGGTGTTCGCCACAATCCCCTCTGTTTCAAGGCTTCCCTGGGAAGCACTTGCCATGTCGTAACGTGTCAGGTATGGGGTGTGAGGAGTACTACGATTGCCCTGCGTGGGAAAGGAGTGCTGTGCTGCGAAGAACGAGTCCACCTCAGTGTTGTGCCGTGTCGTTCGAGGCCATCCGTGCTATAAACCTTACTAAGCTTCAGTGTGAAGGGTATAGTAGCGCCTACAATTTGGCTCCCTTGCGGTTGTCGGGGCCTAGTGGTTGGTCCTATGGGATACGCGTGATGTATTCGGTGCCTGGCGGGGACAGCTTCTGTAGGGCGTGTGAGGCCACGGGCGGGGTGTGTGGCTACCATGAGGTTTCACTTGCGGAgctttgcatttgtggtgtaAGGAATTCTACCTCAAACTGTGATTCAG TGAGCTCAGCCGCGGCTGGAGTACCATTGTTGTCATTGATCAACACAGTatcag GATTTTTGACTTCTATGACAATATGGATGGCTACCATCAATATGAATTTAATAATGTGA